The following coding sequences are from one Haliotis asinina isolate JCU_RB_2024 chromosome 3, JCU_Hal_asi_v2, whole genome shotgun sequence window:
- the LOC137277800 gene encoding polypeptide N-acetylgalactosaminyltransferase 13-like, which yields MRFRMKIYTAVLHVFICGLFFNWIIGSLTKKEADPNEGLDIQVEGLNARGSNANGENGRGMTFVGQELQLVEQHMEVYKVNVVASDLISLNRSIPDTRFPSCGSLVYPVSQLPTTSVIIPFHNEWRSLLLRTVHSIITRTPPSLLKEIILVDDASSLDILKKPLDQYIANHFQAGKVKVLRMLLRGGLIKGRLRGWRAAQGDVLVFLDSHMEVQVGWLPPLLNEIRKNNKTVAMSVLDKIDARTLQYNVAGDNVMRYGFQWKLGFYGLYFRPEQIGEQRHSPRRGVSMVGAAYAVDKSYFEEIGAYDEGMQIWGGENIEMAWRVWMCGGQLLHVPCSHVGHIERPQPYTFPGGGRHAVKLVNFKRAVEVWMGPYKRFVYRQFPEMETLDAGNLSSRLALKERLKCRDFSWYLMHVWPELLVYDEDVRAWGTLKNGQSMTCLDNHKGLYPGRVFMEQCKDDLNTQGFSLMRDGRLRTTVLCVTIGPIKGKQRPLLTECYNQHSTWTIHHKTKWLNEEASGLCLDVFNGYPIMSPCVENSTSQQWTFQHNK from the exons ATGAGGTTCCGAATGAAAATATACACCGCCGTACTCCATGTGTTTATTTGTGGACTGTTCTTCAACTGGATCATCGGGTCACTCACAAAGAAGGAAGCTGATCCGAACGAGGGACTAGATATCCAGGTTGAGGGGTTGAACGCTCGTGGTTCTAACGCCAATGGGGAAAACGGGAGGGGCATGACGTTTGTGGGGCAGGAGCTGCAGCTGGTGGAGCAGCACATGGAGGTGTATAAAGTGAATGTTGTGGCCAGTGatctcatcagcctcaacaggAGCATCCCGGATACCAGGTTTCCCAG CTGTGGCAGCTTGGTATATCCTGTGTCTCAGCTTCCGACAACCAGTGTCATCATCCCCTTCCATAACGAGTGGCGTTCGCTGCTACTGAGGACGGTCCACAGCATCATCACCAGAACGCCTCCGTCACTGCTGAAGGAGATCATCTTGGTGGATGACGCCAGCAGCTTAG ATATCTTGAAGAAGCCTCTGGACCAGTACATCGCCAACCATTTCCAAGCCGGTAAGGTTAAGGTTTTGCGCATGCTCTTGAGGGGAGGCTTGATCAAAGGGAGGCTGAGAGGGTGGCGGGCAGCACAGGGAGACGTGCTGGTCTTCCTCGACAGCCACATGGAGGTTCAAGTGGGTTG GTTGCCTCCCCTGCTGAACGAGATAAGGAAGAACAATAAGACAGTTGCGATGAGCGTGCTGGACAAGATTGATGCTCGGACACTGCAGTACAACGTGGCTGGTGACAATGTCATGAGATACGGTTTCCAGTGGAAACTGGGATTCTATGGTCTATACTTCAGACCGGAACAAATCGGGGAACAACGACACAGCCCAAGAAG GGGCGTTTCAATGGTTGGAGCCGCCTATGCTGTGGACAAGTCATACTTTGAGGAGATCGGTGCCTATGACGAGGGAATGCAGATTTGGGGCGGGGAGAACATTGAGATGGCGTGGAGG GTGTGGATGTGCGGGGGTCAGCTGCTACACGTGCCATGCTCACACGTGGGTCACATCGAGCGTCCTCAGCCCTACACCTTCCCGGGAGGAGGTAGACACGCGGTCAAGCTGGTCAATTTTAAGCGTGCAGTAGAAGTGTGGATGGGGCCGTACAAGAGATTCGTATACCGCCAGTTCCCGGAAATGGAG ACCCTAGACGCCGGGAACCTCTCCTCCCGCCTGGCTCTGAAGGAACGGCTGAAGTGTCGGGACTTCTCCTGGTACCTGATGCACGTGTGGCCGGAACTGTTGGTGTATGACGAGGATGTCCGTGCATGGGGAACG CTGAAGAACGGACAATCCATGACGTGCCTCGATAATCATAAAGGCCTCTATCCTGGAAGGGTGTTCATGGAACAGTGTAAGGATGACCTCAACACGCAG GGTTTCTCACTGATGCGCGACGGACGTCTGAGAACAACCGTGTTGTGTGTTACCATTGGCCCTATCAAGGGTAAGCAAAGGCCCTTACTTACAGAGTGTTACAACCAACACAGCACATGGACAATTCATCACAAG ACAAAATGGCTGAATGAAGAGGCAAGCGGTTTGTGTTTGGATGTGTTTAATGGGTACCCCATCATGTCACCATGTGTGGAAAACAGTACGTCACAGCAATGGACATTTCAACACAACAAATGA
- the LOC137277799 gene encoding uncharacterized protein, giving the protein MEPLFPMDENLYYNVSLVFVLYQCSFHNATSRTDVEDPDVILSVDEEDEDVFETASSQSSLWGKIQGFFKSPQDETPQYEPAVVTEDECVKIISFSQEQSFSANVLLNWTCVVLATSVFAMLIWLLSYCIIKWMYRGREKQDQPLSREEVAAEVTDDCQFTQYGVMDVPSTGVGLPVPTDVKPASSKYAMALTIIKTASNNDSIRVNTTDTKYFLTSTVDKFLCELDKALGISSESFPNQPTSMTPNLTSSASSGAISNLVSPRLGRRSTWRRPRQVSPSLPLGDLSLIGNDQPAKDKHAWHEVERMNTRLGWSSLKTDDIDFGNVENRNLRDVLTFHIRNCPVSTEQWFGASLIVNYTLLMLEKELYKASYGSNIRFVEFKGIGSVAKGLKISKANQFDTAMIIQPTECVLQNVLYHNISEDIPSGKVLLSVKDMKQEKKQKQYTKRASVSDSIGIYLLPKEILSLCKELVDQAIKRLMNSNKSLLDRLPFSIRIAADSELQLILDTRMLHGLGLGIPEICIRLCPAIPLINSSISLLPTVYAVTPWVVKQQARRPSSSSMRVFRDRVESLDPDLMWNLCFCDLESSYLAEMDQKLQLAGITGCHKICLRIMKALFTSGYKTSLLSRGEIQSYQLETILFFLLLESAPHNWTMEKLADRVSDCVHFLRSALQSMWLPSFFIHNPHLEKQMPALKLYPLLTGGRQDNLLANTKQETVVKVLDFIKERLQEVGLQGCIKDEYSSEMWEYEFFIFG; this is encoded by the coding sequence ATGGAGCCCCTGTTTCCCATGGATGAGAATTTGTACTACAATGTCTCTCTTGTGTTTGTCCTGTATCAGTGTAGTTTCCACAATGCCACATCAAGGACTGATGTTGAGGACCCAGATGTTATTCTATCAGTGGATGAGGAAGATGAGGATGTGTTTGAAACAGCATCATCACAATCATCCCTATGGGGAAAAATCCAGGGTTTCTTTAAAAGCCCACAGGATGAGACACCTCAGTATGAGCCTGCTGTTGTCACTGAGGATGAATGTGTCAAAATTATCAGTTTCAGTCAAGAACAATCATTCAGTGCAAATGTTTTGCTGAACTGGACATGTGTTGTTTTGGCAACCAGTGTCTTTGCCATGTTAATATGGTTACTTTCTTATTGTATAATAAAATGGATGTATAGAGGCAGGGAAAAACAAGACCAGCCTTTATCGAGAGAAGAAGTAGCTGCTGAGGTAACTGACGATTGCCAATTTACTCAGTATGGCGTGATGGATGTTCCATCAACTGGTGTTGGTCTGCCAGTACCAACAGATGTAAAACCTGCTTCAAGTAAATATGCCATGGCATTAACCATCATAAAAACTGCCTCTAATAATGACAGCATAAGAGTAAATACAACAGATACAAAATATTTCCTAACATCTACAGTCGACAAGTTTCTCTGTGAACTGGATAAAGCATTGGGTATCTCATCCGAATCCTTTCCAAACCAGCCAACAAGTATGACTCCTAATTTGACTTCCAGTGCATCATCTGGTGCCATCAGTAACCTTGTATCTCCAAGACTTGGTCGTCGCAGTACTTGGCGAAGACCAAGACAAGTCTCACCCTCACTGCCTCTTGGAGATCTGAGTCTAATTGGAAATGACCAGCCTGCTAAGGATAAACATGCTTGGCATGAAGTTGAAAGAATGAATACAAGGCTTGGTtggtcatcattgaaaacgGATGACATTGATTTTGGGAACGTTGAAAACAGAAATTTAAGAGATGTTCTCACTTTCCACATAAGGAACTGCCCAGTAAGTACTGAACAATGGTTTGGAGCTTCTTTAATTGTTAATTACACATTGTTGATGCTGGAAAAAGAACTTTATAAGGCTTCATATGGTTCCAatattagatttgttgaattcAAAGGCATAGGGAGTGTTGCCAAAGGACTGAAAATATCTAAAGCTAATCAGTTTGACACAGCTATGATCATCCAGCCTACAGAGTGTGTGCTTCAGAATGTGTTATACCACAATATATCTGAAGATATTCCATCAGGGAAAGTGTTGTTATCTGTGAAGGACATGAAACAGGAGAAGAAACAAAAGCAATACACAAAGAGGGCATCTGTGTCAGACTCCATTGGAATCTACTTACTGCCCAAAGAAATTCTGTCTCTGTGCAAGGAGTTGGTGGACCAAGCCATTAAGAGGTTGATGAACAGCAACAAGAGTCTTCTTGACAGACTTCCTTTCTCAATACGTATTGCAGCTGACAGTGAGTTGCAGCTAATACTTGATACCAGAATGCTTCATGGCCTTGGTCTTGGAATACCAGAGATTTGCATCAGATTGTGTCCTGCCATTCCTCTGATCAACTCAAGCATTTCACTGCTGCCAACAGTGTATGCAGTTACCCCTTGGGTTGTTAAACAGCAGGCAAGAAGACCATCAAGCAGTTCTATGAGGGTTTTCCGGGACAGGGTTGAAAGTCTTGATCCTGATCTGATGTGGAACTTGTGTTTCTGTGATCTTGAGTCTTCTTACCTGGCTGAAATGGACCAGAAGCTGCAGCTTGCCGGCATCACAGGATGTCACAAGATCTGTCTTAGAATCATGAAAGCTTTGTTCACTAGTGGTTACAAAACATCACTTCTCAGTCGGGGAGAGATTCAGTCATACCAGCTAGAAACCATTTTGTTCTTTCTCCTTCTAGAGAGTGCACCACACAACTGGACTATGGAGAAACTGGCTGATAGAGTGTCGGACTGTGTGCACTTTCTAAGGTCAGCTTTACAGAGTATGTGGCTGCCGAGTTTCTTCATCCACAATCCCCATCTGGAGAAGCAGATGCCTGCCCTGAAGCTCTACCCTCTGTTGACTGGTGGCAGACAGGATAACCTCCTGGCCAACACGAAGCAGGAGACTGTGGTTAAGGTGCTCGACTTCATAAAAGAGAGGCTACAGGAAGTCGGCCTTCAGGGTTGCATAAAGGATGAGTACTCATCAGAGATGTGGGAGTATGAGTTCTTCATCTTTGGATGA